A region of Paenibacillus thiaminolyticus DNA encodes the following proteins:
- a CDS encoding epoxide hydrolase family protein — MKMTPFTVHIHEDEIQELKRRLHQTRWPDEIPGANWDYGIPLSFMKDMIAYWKEEFDWRAVERRINSFSNYIATIDGMDIHFIYAKGSGPNPIPIVIPHGWPSTFYEMIDLIPYLAHPDRYGGDAALSFDVILPSIPGHGFSGIPREPGFEDRQAADLLVKLMHGLGYERFGAHGYDLGASVLGLLCLDHPERVIGYHTTSPGNPSPFLTKDAQLSEAEQVFLACSAQWYREEGGYAHILGTKPQTSAYALHDSPAGLAAFILEKWHYWTGPASGDLLRHFSKEDLLANVSIYWFTKTINAANRYYYEGKHIQWPGPEDVCLVPHGVALTATQPHERPPREYVERLFPNIRQWEELHAGGHFVALEEPERVAGQIRSFFAGIR, encoded by the coding sequence ATGAAAATGACGCCTTTCACGGTGCATATTCACGAGGATGAGATTCAAGAGTTGAAGCGAAGATTGCATCAGACACGGTGGCCCGACGAAATTCCCGGGGCGAATTGGGATTACGGAATTCCCCTCTCCTTCATGAAGGACATGATCGCGTACTGGAAGGAGGAATTCGATTGGCGCGCAGTGGAACGGCGCATCAATTCCTTCTCGAACTACATCGCGACGATTGACGGCATGGATATTCACTTTATCTATGCAAAAGGGAGCGGGCCGAATCCGATTCCGATCGTGATCCCGCATGGCTGGCCAAGCACCTTCTACGAAATGATCGACCTGATTCCCTATCTTGCCCATCCGGACCGATATGGCGGAGATGCGGCGCTTTCCTTCGATGTCATCCTTCCGTCCATTCCGGGACATGGATTTTCCGGCATTCCACGGGAACCCGGGTTCGAGGATCGGCAAGCAGCGGATTTGCTGGTCAAGCTGATGCACGGATTGGGGTACGAGCGGTTTGGCGCGCATGGCTATGACTTGGGGGCGAGCGTGCTTGGCTTGCTGTGCCTGGATCACCCGGAACGCGTGATCGGGTACCACACGACATCCCCGGGCAACCCGAGTCCCTTTCTGACGAAGGATGCACAGCTCTCCGAAGCAGAGCAGGTCTTTCTCGCCTGTTCCGCGCAGTGGTACAGAGAAGAAGGAGGCTATGCCCATATCCTGGGGACGAAGCCTCAGACATCCGCCTATGCGCTGCACGATTCCCCGGCAGGCTTGGCTGCATTCATTTTGGAGAAATGGCATTACTGGACGGGGCCGGCAAGCGGCGATCTGCTGCGGCATTTCAGCAAGGAAGATCTGCTGGCCAATGTGTCGATTTACTGGTTCACGAAGACGATCAACGCCGCGAACCGGTATTATTACGAAGGCAAGCATATCCAATGGCCGGGGCCGGAGGATGTATGCCTCGTGCCGCACGGGGTGGCCTTGACGGCCACTCAGCCGCATGAGCGTCCGCCGCGGGAATATGTGGAGCGGCTGTTCCCGAACATCCGGCAATGGGAGGAGCTGCATGCAGGCGGGCATTTTGTGGCGCTGGAGGAGCCGGAACGGGTTGCAGGTCAGATTCGATCCTTTTTTGCCGGAATTCGATAG
- a CDS encoding CGNR zinc finger domain-containing protein — MTAEYDLLALMADFFNTHDRRMRYEGDPGIEHWSEPRRLYEWLLRHQLIAPSDTVSEEDLQLARTLRDELRRTIVNNNHYGPVQWDKLHELMSLFPFRIVFEEQSAQLIPLQANGRKGLANILAQMFDLRQANLWHRLRVCTAKDCQWVFVDRSRPGTGRWCSMKACGNRAKNKTFREKRKSEDGR, encoded by the coding sequence ATGACAGCGGAATACGATCTGCTTGCCCTAATGGCCGATTTTTTCAATACACATGATAGACGGATGCGGTATGAGGGAGATCCCGGGATCGAGCATTGGTCTGAGCCGCGCCGCTTATATGAATGGTTGCTGCGGCATCAATTGATTGCCCCTTCCGATACGGTCTCGGAGGAGGATCTGCAATTGGCGCGGACGCTCCGGGATGAATTGCGGAGAACCATTGTGAACAACAATCATTATGGTCCAGTACAGTGGGATAAGCTGCATGAACTGATGAGCCTGTTCCCCTTCAGGATCGTGTTCGAGGAGCAGTCGGCACAGTTGATCCCGCTTCAGGCGAATGGCCGTAAGGGGCTAGCCAACATCCTGGCGCAGATGTTCGATCTGAGACAGGCGAACCTGTGGCATCGCCTTCGCGTATGCACGGCCAAGGACTGCCAGTGGGTCTTCGTCGATCGCTCCCGGCCGGGAACGGGCAGATGGTGTTCCATGAAGGCTTGCGGCAATCGGGCGAAGAATAAGACATTTCGGGAGAAAAGGAAGTCGGAGGACGGGAGGTGA
- a CDS encoding DUF5655 domain-containing protein, producing the protein MGDMKLFRLVGNGVEELSGYTVTVEKSLQTLMERNLEALLGIRFLASEYSTGKKHRGRIDTLGIDENNSPAIIEYKRSTNENVINQGLYYLDWLMDHQADFMVLVMNRLGHEIAQSVDWSAPRLLCVAGGFTKYDEHAVQQINRNIELYTYKRYGDELLLLDLVNATTAHLETEDGELLKAKTPSSSKTVSDYLAQASEELTDRFEALRAFMIALGDDVQMNTLKHYFAFKRIKNFACVEIHPQTKCISVYVKVNPDTIELEPSFTRDVRQIGHYGTGDLEITIANDDQLERSKALIHRSYEIS; encoded by the coding sequence ATGGGAGACATGAAATTATTTCGGCTCGTAGGCAATGGAGTAGAAGAGTTAAGCGGATATACAGTAACGGTAGAAAAATCATTGCAAACCTTGATGGAGCGAAACTTGGAGGCGTTGTTGGGCATTCGATTCCTGGCTTCTGAATATTCTACGGGCAAGAAGCATCGGGGAAGAATCGACACGCTCGGCATTGATGAGAATAATTCGCCGGCTATTATTGAATACAAGCGATCGACGAATGAAAATGTAATCAACCAAGGCTTGTATTATCTGGATTGGCTGATGGACCATCAGGCGGACTTCATGGTACTGGTCATGAATCGTTTGGGCCATGAGATAGCCCAATCCGTCGATTGGAGCGCTCCAAGACTCCTTTGTGTAGCTGGAGGATTTACCAAGTACGATGAACATGCTGTACAGCAGATTAACCGCAATATTGAATTATATACATATAAACGTTATGGTGATGAACTGCTACTGCTCGATTTGGTAAATGCAACAACGGCTCATTTGGAAACGGAAGACGGTGAACTCCTGAAAGCCAAGACCCCGTCTTCATCCAAGACAGTCTCCGATTACCTTGCCCAAGCAAGCGAGGAACTGACGGATCGGTTTGAAGCGTTGCGTGCCTTTATGATAGCGCTTGGAGACGATGTGCAAATGAACACGCTAAAGCATTACTTTGCGTTCAAACGGATAAAAAACTTTGCATGTGTCGAGATTCACCCGCAGACCAAATGCATCTCCGTATATGTGAAGGTCAATCCCGATACGATAGAACTGGAACCATCTTTTACGAGAGATGTGCGCCAAATTGGCCATTACGGCACGGGAGATTTAGAAATTACAATCGCCAATGACGATCAACTGGAGCGATCGAAAGCATTGATTCACCGCAGCTATGAGATAAGCTGA
- a CDS encoding DUF4145 domain-containing protein translates to MASIFAFLGEVNEELYAVAVQAEADVWSNPRATLTQGRLFSEEMATMVSKQEKVEPVYFIKPSERVQLLARKDIISDEIKESFDWLRRNGNMAAHDVKPVPPDLALTAHRHLFMLALWYVESYGPLEIELPTYIMPTMPLSPANTQVQPKLEASEQLEQLLSAQLEAKILPTITEQFKHLRATISQVAVMNASVSTGASSPGEEVANMVASVGMSPQDMNAVVKSVDAATPEELASEPPPVPEAGESVEVGDYLSHQGLTVVDKRSNGGALWIVGGWELKEVLFSLKPEGIFFKYAKNGSQSTKRKPAWFMMGKDPSQLRWVSIPDEEGSDKDVAVTQEVSADVVSSETAGTTEHAVTCEERAWQGQSKMHNVPPSQGESIRAQTTQSAQDLETVNEERTELRKSFLNKELIFPASMIDMGLDDLPIHGCASLVQYLKDECNVTAIHELPEDLSNLTEKISGVGPKTIDRFVNQLEDAIAEEKRLIGSGKRKEHAVGAYRELKKRLDRRPTYMELHRLGKADSQEYRQLFDSYYTFLLQAGELTKEEAGTARRHADWLKEVESTIIRKSYKMVLLLAMLERGEGVWMKPITAEEAAPFFYGYYMSDTERKQIDFSDNETQKLWDAPAERTAPLIARMPMTHWAKGNKLIRISDGGFEIRILTKEMDQKRLYAWTKEICEYRLCWYFDRRKGT, encoded by the coding sequence ATGGCATCTATATTTGCATTTTTGGGTGAGGTGAACGAGGAGCTCTATGCCGTAGCAGTACAAGCAGAGGCGGATGTGTGGAGCAACCCGCGCGCGACCCTAACCCAGGGCAGATTGTTTAGTGAGGAAATGGCGACGATGGTGTCTAAGCAGGAGAAGGTTGAGCCCGTTTATTTTATAAAGCCGAGCGAACGTGTACAGTTATTAGCCCGCAAAGATATCATATCGGATGAGATCAAAGAGAGCTTCGATTGGTTACGTAGGAATGGGAACATGGCTGCCCATGATGTGAAGCCCGTACCGCCGGATCTGGCCTTAACCGCACATCGGCATTTATTCATGCTAGCTTTATGGTACGTGGAATCGTATGGGCCGCTAGAGATTGAACTTCCGACTTATATCATGCCAACCATGCCTTTGAGCCCGGCGAACACACAGGTACAGCCAAAGCTCGAAGCGAGTGAGCAGCTAGAGCAGTTATTGAGCGCACAGTTGGAAGCAAAAATTTTGCCCACAATTACCGAGCAGTTTAAGCATCTACGTGCGACAATTAGCCAAGTGGCAGTGATGAATGCTTCTGTCTCTACAGGAGCATCGTCACCCGGGGAAGAGGTTGCGAACATGGTGGCTTCCGTGGGGATGTCGCCGCAGGATATGAATGCTGTTGTTAAGAGCGTGGATGCAGCTACGCCAGAGGAATTGGCTTCAGAGCCACCTCCAGTCCCGGAAGCGGGGGAGTCGGTAGAAGTTGGCGATTACCTCTCCCATCAAGGACTGACGGTGGTCGACAAGCGGTCTAATGGCGGGGCGTTGTGGATCGTTGGCGGTTGGGAGCTGAAGGAGGTCTTGTTCTCTCTCAAGCCGGAGGGGATCTTTTTCAAGTATGCCAAGAACGGCAGTCAGTCGACGAAGCGGAAGCCTGCCTGGTTCATGATGGGGAAAGACCCGAGCCAATTACGCTGGGTCAGCATCCCGGATGAAGAGGGAAGCGATAAGGACGTAGCGGTTACGCAGGAAGTCAGTGCAGATGTTGTATCATCTGAGACAGCTGGCACAACAGAGCATGCGGTAACGTGTGAGGAACGTGCCTGGCAAGGGCAATCGAAAATGCATAACGTACCACCATCTCAAGGAGAATCTATACGTGCACAAACAACGCAATCTGCTCAAGACTTAGAGACCGTCAACGAAGAAAGAACCGAATTACGGAAGTCCTTTCTCAACAAGGAACTGATCTTTCCAGCGTCAATGATAGACATGGGTCTTGATGACCTGCCTATTCATGGTTGTGCGAGCTTGGTGCAATATCTGAAGGATGAATGCAACGTAACGGCGATTCATGAGCTTCCAGAAGATCTTTCGAATTTGACGGAGAAGATAAGCGGTGTCGGACCAAAGACAATTGATCGTTTCGTCAATCAATTGGAGGATGCAATTGCGGAAGAGAAACGCCTAATTGGATCAGGAAAACGAAAAGAGCATGCAGTGGGCGCCTATCGCGAACTCAAAAAGCGGTTGGATCGCCGACCTACTTACATGGAACTGCATCGACTTGGGAAGGCGGATAGTCAAGAATATCGGCAGTTATTCGATTCCTATTATACGTTCTTGCTGCAAGCAGGTGAGCTCACCAAGGAAGAAGCCGGAACGGCAAGGAGACATGCAGATTGGCTAAAAGAAGTAGAAAGTACAATTATCCGAAAGAGCTATAAGATGGTACTGCTGCTTGCAATGCTTGAACGAGGCGAAGGCGTCTGGATGAAGCCGATTACTGCTGAAGAAGCTGCCCCATTCTTTTATGGGTATTATATGAGCGACACAGAACGCAAACAGATTGACTTCTCGGATAACGAAACACAGAAGCTATGGGACGCTCCGGCAGAACGTACGGCCCCACTTATTGCTCGTATGCCGATGACCCACTGGGCGAAGGGGAACAAGCTGATTCGCATTTCAGATGGCGGTTTCGAGATACGCATTCTGACTAAAGAAATGGATCAGAAACGATTATATGCGTGGACAAAGGAGATTTGCGAGTACCGGCTGTGCTGGTATTTTGACCGGCGGAAAGGAACCTGA
- a CDS encoding type I restriction endonuclease subunit R, whose amino-acid sequence MALYTVSYAESDLEQAALEWFEELNYDKAYGPDISPEGEYPERQYYQDVILEDRLREALIRINKQVPREAIEEAVRIITIPRSPSLLINNKAFQKMITDGIDVQYRNADGDYPTVKVWIFDTHPDRIHNNDFLVVNQFTVIENQTEKRPDIVVFINGLPLAVIELKSASNEEVGISDAFNQVQTYKHAIPSLFTYNSVMVISDGVNARVGTLTADEDRFMMWRTIDGEDVAAASIPQLEVLIKGMFKKHRLLDIIKHFVLFQTDGEHIYKIVAGYHQYHATNKAIESTERATLQEGDRKIGVIWHTQGSGKSLSMVFYAGKLVLALDNPTIVVVTDRNDLDDQLFATFSKSKDLLRQTPQQAKDRVHLRDLLSVESGGIIFTTVHKFAPEEDEAAYPVLTDRRNVIVIADEAHRSQYGFHAEMAGKNDEAAIKYGYAKYMRDALPNASYIGYTGTPIELADKNTPAVFGDYIDVYDMTRAVEDGTTVKIYYESRIARLELSDEERPRIDDDYEEITEYQEFSQQQKLKSKWARLEALAGAEKRVKKIAKDIVTHYEQRQGAMAGKAMIAVMSRRIAIDLYKAIIALRPEWHSDDDNEGKIKIVMTGSSSDPEDWQPYIGNKRRREHLAKRMKDLNDPLQIVIVRDMWLTGFDVPSMSTMYIDKPMKGHNLMQAIARVNRVFGNKPGGLIVDYIGIADSLKSALQQYTENDRKTAGIDTDQAVDYMVERIQLIRELLYGHNYTKFASEKASERMQAIVETVDHVLGLGKEGKRNFLNWTVELAHSYALCATTEAAEQLNVEISFYKAVKSAIVKLITPENKRKTTSELDAQLNQLLSKSVISEEVVDILEAVGLQKPNIAILSNEFLEHVKGLKQKNLAVELLRRLLQGKVKAVSRTSVVQSRKFSEMLDEAIRKYNNRTIETTQVIEELIQMAKEMNAAVKRGEDLGLIKEELAFYDALASNESAKQMMGDIVLKQIAHELTQAIKSNIKVDWTLRENVRAQMRVIVKRLLKKYGYPPDLEQMAIDLVIEQAEVMGKSELEEFHY is encoded by the coding sequence ATGGCGCTATATACGGTTTCCTATGCAGAGAGCGATCTCGAGCAAGCCGCGCTAGAGTGGTTTGAGGAACTGAACTATGATAAGGCTTATGGTCCGGATATCTCCCCGGAAGGCGAGTATCCGGAACGACAGTACTATCAGGATGTCATATTGGAAGATCGGCTTCGCGAGGCTCTCATTCGCATTAATAAGCAGGTACCGCGAGAAGCGATAGAGGAAGCGGTACGGATCATTACGATTCCGCGCAGCCCAAGTCTGTTAATCAACAACAAGGCATTTCAGAAAATGATAACCGATGGCATTGATGTGCAATATCGCAATGCCGATGGGGATTACCCAACGGTGAAAGTCTGGATCTTCGATACTCATCCCGATCGAATTCATAACAATGACTTTCTCGTTGTGAATCAGTTTACGGTCATTGAGAATCAGACGGAGAAGCGGCCGGACATCGTTGTATTCATCAACGGACTGCCGCTTGCTGTTATCGAGCTGAAGAGCGCCTCCAATGAAGAAGTCGGAATCAGCGACGCTTTCAATCAAGTACAGACATACAAGCATGCGATTCCGTCGCTATTTACCTATAACTCTGTCATGGTCATTAGTGATGGAGTAAATGCGAGAGTCGGGACGCTGACAGCAGATGAGGATCGGTTCATGATGTGGCGGACGATCGACGGTGAGGATGTCGCCGCCGCCTCCATTCCGCAATTGGAAGTACTAATTAAGGGGATGTTCAAGAAACATCGTTTACTGGATATCATCAAGCACTTCGTCTTGTTCCAGACAGATGGCGAACATATCTACAAGATTGTAGCGGGATACCACCAGTATCATGCAACCAATAAAGCGATCGAGAGTACGGAGCGCGCGACGCTGCAAGAAGGAGATCGCAAGATCGGGGTGATCTGGCATACGCAAGGTTCCGGCAAGAGCTTGTCGATGGTGTTCTATGCAGGCAAACTCGTGCTTGCCTTGGATAATCCGACAATCGTTGTGGTGACCGATCGTAACGACCTTGATGATCAGCTCTTCGCTACGTTCAGCAAGTCGAAGGATCTGCTTAGGCAGACTCCGCAGCAGGCTAAGGATCGGGTACATTTGCGAGATTTGCTGTCGGTAGAATCTGGGGGCATCATCTTCACTACCGTACATAAATTTGCTCCGGAGGAAGACGAGGCAGCATATCCTGTCCTGACCGATCGCCGGAATGTCATCGTTATCGCGGATGAAGCTCACCGCAGTCAATATGGATTCCATGCCGAAATGGCAGGCAAAAACGATGAAGCGGCTATTAAGTATGGTTACGCGAAATATATGCGTGATGCGCTACCGAACGCATCTTACATCGGGTATACGGGGACCCCGATTGAACTAGCGGATAAAAATACGCCAGCTGTATTTGGCGATTATATCGATGTATACGACATGACGCGTGCAGTTGAAGATGGGACAACAGTTAAAATTTACTATGAAAGCCGTATTGCTCGCTTAGAGTTATCCGATGAAGAGCGTCCGCGGATTGATGATGACTACGAAGAAATCACGGAATATCAAGAGTTCAGCCAGCAACAGAAGCTGAAGTCGAAGTGGGCCCGACTTGAAGCCTTAGCGGGTGCAGAAAAACGCGTCAAAAAAATAGCTAAAGATATTGTGACCCACTATGAACAACGGCAGGGAGCGATGGCAGGTAAGGCGATGATCGCCGTCATGTCCCGACGGATTGCGATTGATCTGTACAAGGCGATTATTGCACTTCGTCCAGAATGGCACAGTGATGATGACAATGAGGGCAAGATTAAGATCGTCATGACAGGCAGCTCCAGTGATCCGGAAGATTGGCAACCGTATATCGGGAACAAGCGCCGTCGAGAGCATCTCGCGAAACGGATGAAGGACTTGAATGATCCTCTGCAAATTGTCATCGTCCGCGATATGTGGCTGACAGGCTTCGATGTTCCGAGCATGAGTACGATGTACATCGACAAGCCGATGAAGGGGCACAATCTGATGCAGGCCATCGCTCGCGTCAACCGGGTATTCGGCAATAAACCAGGCGGACTTATCGTCGATTATATCGGTATAGCGGATAGTTTGAAATCGGCATTGCAGCAATATACTGAGAATGATCGCAAGACAGCAGGCATTGATACGGATCAGGCCGTCGATTATATGGTAGAGAGAATCCAGTTAATCCGTGAGCTATTATATGGTCACAACTATACGAAGTTTGCATCGGAGAAAGCTTCGGAACGGATGCAGGCTATTGTGGAGACCGTCGACCACGTTCTTGGTCTAGGCAAAGAAGGTAAGCGTAATTTCCTGAATTGGACAGTAGAGTTGGCGCACTCTTATGCGCTCTGTGCGACGACGGAAGCGGCAGAACAATTGAATGTGGAAATCAGCTTCTATAAAGCAGTCAAGTCTGCAATCGTGAAGTTGATTACACCAGAGAACAAGAGGAAGACGACTAGCGAACTGGATGCCCAATTGAATCAGTTGCTTTCGAAGTCGGTCATTTCGGAAGAAGTCGTAGATATATTGGAAGCGGTAGGCTTACAAAAGCCGAATATCGCGATATTATCCAATGAGTTTTTGGAGCATGTAAAAGGCTTGAAGCAGAAGAACCTGGCTGTAGAACTTTTACGACGCCTGCTTCAAGGTAAGGTGAAAGCTGTTTCCCGAACCAGTGTGGTTCAGTCTCGCAAATTCTCTGAGATGCTGGATGAAGCGATTCGGAAATATAACAATCGTACGATCGAGACGACTCAGGTGATCGAAGAGTTGATCCAGATGGCGAAGGAGATGAATGCGGCCGTCAAGCGTGGTGAAGATCTCGGTCTTATTAAGGAAGAGCTTGCATTTTATGATGCGCTTGCTTCCAATGAATCCGCGAAGCAGATGATGGGTGACATCGTATTGAAGCAGATTGCGCATGAGCTGACACAAGCGATTAAGAGCAATATTAAGGTGGACTGGACGTTGCGTGAGAATGTCCGGGCACAAATGAGAGTAATTGTGAAGAGATTACTGAAGAAATACGGATATCCGCCGGATCTTGAACAAATGGCGATTGATCTCGTTATCGAGCAGGCGGAGGTAATGGGGAAGTCTGAGCTAGAAGAATTCCACTATTAA